From one Dama dama isolate Ldn47 chromosome 4, ASM3311817v1, whole genome shotgun sequence genomic stretch:
- the SERTAD3 gene encoding SERTA domain-containing protein 3 translates to MVGGLKRKHSDLEEEEEDEKWDWSPAGLRSYQQALLRISLDKVQRSLGPRAPSLRRHVLIHNTLQQLQAALCLTPAPALPPEPLFLGEEDFSLSATIGSILRELETSMDETEPPQNPAAPPSPQNEVLPQPDPVFLEALSSRYLGDSGLDDFFLDIDTSAVEKEPAMAPPEPPHNLFCAPGSWEWNELDHIMEIILGS, encoded by the coding sequence ATGGTAGGAGGCTTGAAGAGGAAGCACTCAgatctggaggaggaagaagaggatgagAAGTGGGATTGGAGTCCAGCAGGCCTGCGGAGCTACCAGCAAGCCCTGCTCCGCATCTCCCTAGACAAAGTCCAGCGAAGCCTGGGCCCCCGAGCACCCAGCCTTCGCAGGCACGTCCTCATCCACAACACCCTCCAGCAGCTCCAAGCAGCACTTTGCCTGACTCCTgcacctgccctgcccccagagcCCCTCTTCCTGGGCGAGGAGGACTTCTCGCTGTCGGCAACCATTGGCTCTATTCTCCGGGAGCTGGAGACCTCCATGGATGAGACTGAGCCACCTCAGAATCCAGCAGCTCCCCCAAGCCCCCAGAATGAAGTGCTTCCCCAGCCCGATCCAGTCTTTTTAGAAGCTCTGAGCTCCCGGTACCTGGGGGACTCAGGCCTGGATGACTTCTTCCTGGACATCGACACATCCGCAGTGGAAAAGGAGCCTGCAATGGCCCCACCAGAACCTCCTCACAACCTTTTCTGCGCCCCAGGGTCCTGGGAATGGAATGAACTAGATCACATCATGGAAATCATTCTGGGATCCTAA